Proteins from a genomic interval of Spea bombifrons isolate aSpeBom1 chromosome 4, aSpeBom1.2.pri, whole genome shotgun sequence:
- the LOC128491024 gene encoding C-type natriuretic peptide-like: MKAICALTVTLLILGVRARPSPQQRHGKSLADFLSHDVSSSEELLLLESMEDLGLLSSGPRARDSPLPADSAQIPHGRAWLRLFSDFLSNQKKFRGRTKKSGSSRGCFGMKLERIGAMSGLGC, translated from the exons ATGAAGGCGATCTGCGCTCTCACCGTGACCCTCCTGATTCTCGGGGTGCGCGCCAGACCATCCCCCCAACAGAGACACGGAAAG TCTCTGGCAGATTTCCTCTCCCACGATGTTTCTTCGTCCGAGGAGCTGCTCCTCCTGGAGAGCATGGAAGATCTGGGGCTCCTGTCCTCGGGGCCCCGTGCCCGAGACTCCCCTCTCCCCGCAGACTCTGCCCAGATCCCCCACGGCCGGGCCTGGCTACGGCTCTTCAGCGACTTCCTGAGCAACCAAAAGAAGTTCCGCGGGCGCACCAAGAAGTCGGGGAGCTCCCGGGGCTGCTTCGGGATGAAGCTGGAGCGGATCGGAGCGATGAGCGGACTGGGCTGCTGA
- the MPDU1 gene encoding mannose-P-dolichol utilization defect 1 protein — protein MEALRGLLVPGILPERCYDEFFVRFNLLEVVCLKILVSKLLGIGIIVGSILVKVPQIVKILRSGSAEGLSFHSVLLELLALTGTMVYSVTRGFTFSAWGEVLFLIIQTLIIGFLIQHLGRRTAWGAVFLGIYFTLVAVLLSPVTPMAVITALQASNMPAVIISRLIQVLTNYRNGHTGQLSAVTVTLLFLGSLARIFTSIQETGDPLMAVTFVVSSTCNGVILAQLLYYWNVSPIGKKKKRS, from the exons ATGGAGGCGCTACGGGGTTTGCTGGTCCCGGGGATCCTACCCGAACGTTGCTATGACGAGTTCTTCGTACGGTTTAATCTGCTGGAAG TTGTGTGTCTGAAGATCCTGGTCAGTAAGCTCCTGGGCATCGGGATCATAGTCGGCTCTATACTCG TCAAGGTGCCGCAGATAGTAAAGATCCTGCGATCGGGGTCAGCCGAGGGGCTCAGCTTTCATTCTGTGCTGCTGGAGTTACTGGCGTTAACGGGGACCATGGTGTACAGCGTCACGCGGGGATTCACTTTCAG CGCGTGGGGGGAGGTGCTGTTCCTGATCATACAGACTCTTATAATAGGGTTTCTGATCCAGCACCTCGGACGCCGGACAGCGTGGG GGGCAGTCTTCCTGGGTATATACTTCACTCTGGTCGCCGTCCTGCTGTCTCCTGTCACCCCTATGGCTGTAATCACCGCCCTGCAAGCTTCCAACATGCCGGCCGTCATCATCAGCAGA CTGATTCAAGTGCTAACAAACTATAGAAATGGCCACACGGGGCAGCTCTCTGCAGTGACTGTTACACTTCTGTTTCTTGGGTCTTTGGCCCGAATATTTACTTCCATTCAG gaGACGGGGGACCCTCTCATGGCCGTCACCTTTGTCGTCTCATCTACCTGTAATGGAGTCATCTTAGCCCAGCTGCTGTATTACTGGAACGTCAGCCCAATCGGCAAGAAGAAGAAGCGGAGTTAG